Proteins encoded together in one Larus michahellis chromosome 4, bLarMic1.1, whole genome shotgun sequence window:
- the NEMF gene encoding ribosome quality control complex subunit NEMF, with protein sequence MKSRFSTVDIRAVLAELRLSLLGMRVNNVYDVDNKTYLIRLQKPDCKATLLLESGIRIHTTEFEWPKNMMPSSFAMKCRKHLKTRRLVSVKQLGIDRIVDFQFGSDEAAYHLIIELYDRGNIVLTDYEYVILNILRFRTDEADDVRFAVRERYPVDSAKAPAPLPTLERLTEIISNAPKGEQLKRVLNPHLPYGATLIEHCLIEAGFSGYVKIDQHMESKENIEKVLAALEKAEEYMTLTDNFSGKGYIIQKREKKPSLEPDKPAEDIYTYEEFHPFLFSQHSKCPYLEFDSFNKAADEFYSKLEGQKIDLKALQQEKQALKKLENVRRDHEHRLEALQQAQEADKIKGELIEMNLEIVDRAIQVVRSALANQIDWTEIGVIVKEAQAQGDPVASAIKELKLQTNHITMLLRNPYVLSEEEEEEEDADLEKEETEEPKGKKKKNKNKQLKKPQKNKPSLVDVDLSLSAYANAKKYYDHKRHAAKKTQKTVEAAEKAFKSAEKKTKQTLREVQTVTTIQKARKVYWFEKFLWFISSENYLIIAGRDQQQNELIVKRYLKPGDIYVHADLHGATSCVIKNPSGEPIPPRTLTEAGTMALCYSAAWDARVVTSAWWVSHNQVSKTAPTGEYLTTGSFMIRGKKNFLPPSYLMMGFSFLFKVDESCVWRHREERKIKIQDEDLETVSSSASELVAEEVELLEGGDSSSEEEKAERQEAPEDVEAMSESNRDKGVVDLDQGRVNTSPAPEGDSEEDDGESEDEVEHLESKSEVKEEEVNYPDTTIDLSHLQSQRSLQKIISREEEPNLSDSKSQGRRHLSAKERREMKKKKQQNDSENLELPEEKQRETGTQPPPAPNTNKGVPAPQPIKRGQKSKMKKMKEKYKDQDEEDRELIMKLLGSAGSNKEEKGKKGKKGKAKEEPAKKQQQKPKAVRRGGGKETFPAGVLLHESQDPALDEQQDEKEEQDQDPPGVEEGEALLDSLTGQPHPEDILLFAVPICAPYTAMTNYKYKVKLTPGTQKKGKAAKIALHNFMQSKEASAREKDLFRSVKDTDLSRNIPGKVKVSAPHLLNRKKK encoded by the exons atGAAGTCCCGCTTCAGCACCGTCGATATCCGCGCGGTGCTCGCCGAGCTGCGGCTGAG cTTATTGGGAATGAGAGTAAACAATGTTTATGATGTGGATAATAAGACGTATCTTATTCGCCTTCAAAA ACCAGACTGCAAGGCCACGCTGCTGCTTGAATCTGGTATACGCATTCACACGACAGAGTTCGAGTGGCCGAAAAACATGATGCCATCTAGCTTTGCAATGAAG TGCCGTAAGCATTTAAAGACCAGAAGACTTGTCAGTGTAAAACAGCTGGGTATAGACAGAATTGTGGACTTCCAGTTTGGAAGCGATGAAGCTGCTTATCACCTGATCATTGAGCTGTACGACAGG GGTAATATTGTCCTGACAGACTATGAATACGTCATTTTAAACATTCTGAGGTTTCGCACGGATGAAGCGGATGATGTCAGATTCGCAGTTCGGGAGCGATACCCAGTCGACAGTGCGAAAGCGCCTGCACCTCTGCCAACCTTGGAAAG GTTAACTGAAATAATATCAAATGCACCCAAAGGGGAACAACTGAAGAGGGTTCTTAACCCGCATCTTC cttatgGAGCCACTCTCATTGAGCATTGCCTTATAGAAGCTGGATTTTCTGGCTATGTCAAAATAGATCAGCATATGGAAAGTAAAG aaaatattgaaaaagtgCTTGCTGCTttagagaaagcagaagaatatATGACACTAACTGACAACTTCAGTGGAAAG GGTTATATTAtccaaaaaagggagaaaaagccaaGTCTGGAACCAGATAAACCAGCAGAAGATATCTACAC ATATGAGGAATTTCATCCTTTCTTGTTTTCTCAACATTCAAAATGTCCGTACTTGGAATTTGACTCATTCAATAAG GCGGCAGACGAGTTCTACTCCAAGCTAGAGGGACAGAAAATTGATCTGAAAGCATTGCAGCAG gaaaaacaagcattgaagaaactggaaaatgtCCGTAGGGATCATGAGCACAGACTAGAAGCTCTTCAGCAAGCTCAG gAAGCTGATAAGATAAAAGGAGAACTTATAGAAATGAACTTGGAGATTGTGGACCGAGCCATCCAGGTGGTCCGTAGTGCGTTAGCCAACCAGATAGACTGGACAGAGATCGGAGTGATTGTTAAAGAAGCTCAAGCGCAGGGAGACCCTGTTGCAAGTGCAATCAAAGAATTAAAGCTTCAGACAAATCATATCACAATGCTGCTGAG GAACCCATATGTGTTatctgaagaggaagaggaggaggaggatgctgatttagagaaagaagaaacagaagaaccaaagggaaaaaagaaaaagaataaaaacaaacagttgaagaaacctcagaaaaacaaaccatcaTTAGTTGACGTTGATCTCAGTTTGTCTGCATATGCCAATGCCAAAAA GTATTACGATCACAAAAGACATGCAGCTAAGAAAACTCAGAAGACGGTAGAAGCtgcagaaaag GCATTTAAATCGGCTGAGAAGAAGACGAAGCAGACGTTGAGGGAAGTTCAGACAGTTACCACCATCCAGAAAGCGAGAAAGGTCTATTG GTTTGAGAAGTTCCTGTGGTTCATTAGTTCTGAGAATTACCTTATTATTGCTGGAAGAGAtcagcagcagaatgagctgaTTGTAAAGCGGTATCTTAAACCAG gcGACATATACGTGCATGCTGATCTCCACGGAGCCACAAGCTGTGTGATCAAGAACCCATCAG GTGAACCGATCCCTCCACGAACCCTGACTGAGGCAGGCACGATGGCCTTGTGTTACAGCGCTGCCTGGGATGCCCGTGTGGTCACCAGTGCTTGGTGGGTCTCCCACAACCAG GTTTCTAAAACTGCGCCTACAGGAGAATACCTCACTACTGGAAGCTTCATGATCCGAG GGAAGAAGAATTTTCTTCCACCTTCATATCTGATGATGGGCTTCAGCTTCTTGTTTAAG GTGGATGAAAGCTGTGTTTGGAGACACCGAGAAGAAAGGAAGATCAAAATACAGGATGAGGATCTGGAAACGGTTTCCAGCAGTGCCAGTGAACTTGTGGCTGAAGAAGTGGAGCTATTAG AAGGAGgagacagcagcagtgaagaggaaaaagcgGAGCGTCAGGAAGCACCGGAGGATGTGGAAGCCATGTCTGAGAGTAATCGTGACAAGGGCGTTGTTGATCTTGACCAGGGCAGAGTAAACACATCTCCTGCACCAGAGGGTGACTCCGAAGAGGATGATGGAGAATCTGAAGATGAAGTGGAACATCTGGAGTCAAAGAGTGAAGTGAAGGAGGAAGAGGTAAATTACCCAGATACAACAATCGACCTGTCGCATCTTCAGTCTCAAAG ATCCTTGCAGAAAATCATCTCCAGAGAGGAAGAACCCAACCTG AGTGACAGCAAGTCCCAGGGGCGAAGGCATCTGTCTGCCAAGGAGCGGAG agaaatgaagaaaaagaagcagcaaaatgactCTGAGAACTTGGAGCTGcctgaagagaagcagagagagacagggacgcagcctccccctgctcccaacACCAATAAGGGTGTGCCGGCCCCTCAGCCCATCAAGCGGGGCCAGAAG agtAAAATGAAGAAGATGAAGGAGAAGTACAAGGACCAGGACGAGGAGGACCGAGAGCTCATCATGAAGCTGCTGGGG TCTGCAGGGTCGaacaaggaggagaaagggaaaaaagggaagaagggtAAGGCGAAAGAAGAGCCAGCAAAGAAGCAACAGCAGAAACCCAAGGCTGTGCGTCGTGGAGGGGGCAAGGAGACGTTCCCAGCAGGAGTCCTGCTGCACGAGTCGCAGGACCCAGCCCTGGATGAGCAGCAGGATGAGAAG GAGGAACAAGACCAAGATCCGCCGGGAGTTGAG GAAGGCGAAGCGTTGCTGGACTCCCTGACGGGCCAGCCCCACCCCGAGGACATTCTGCTCTTTGCCGTTCCCATCTGCGCTCCCTACACGGCCATGACCAACTATAA GTATAAAGTCAAGCTTACCCCAGGCacacaaaagaagggaaaag ctgcaaAGATTGCCTTGCATAATTTTATGCAATCCAAAGAAGCTAGCGCAAGAGAAAAAGACCTGTTCCGCAGTGTAAAG GACACCGATTTGTCAAGAAATATTCCCGGTAAAGTGAAAGTGTCTGCACCTCATCTCCTgaacaggaaaaagaagtga